TGCGAGGAGAAATGAGCCGAAGTGCATCAGATCAGGCGGAGCTGTATGTCAAACGAACCATTGAATTCATGCATCACAATATGGATCGCAACATTCAGATGAAGGATATCGCGGCAGCCGTCAATCTGCATCCGGGCTATTTACATCGCATTTTTCGTCAGCACACGCAGCGGACACCAACCGACTACCTGACGATGCTTCGAATGGAGAAGGCCAAGATGTTGCTTCAGCAGACGAATATCCCGATTTCGGAAATCTCTGACTATGTTGGTGTAGGCAGTCGTCAGTATTTTCATATGTTATTCAAAAAATATACAGGTCGTACGCCGGTTGAATTTCGCTCCTCTATGGAAAGACATGTCAGTCAGTACCCACCGGATGAATAGGCCAATAGCTGTTTATTTCGAATGCAAATGGATTATTGGATCTAACGCATAAAAGTTAGTATTTTTGACAACAAGATCTTGAACAGGTCATGATTTTGATAACGCTTCCCTATTTGTCGTTGGTACAATGATTTCATGAAGAGAGTCATTAACCGAAGCGAAAGATTCGGATTAGGGGAGGACATAGGCATGTCGTTTAAAGTGGCGTTTATCGGGGCAGGAAGTATCGGATTTACACGGGGATTACTGCGAGATTTGCTCACGGTACCGGAGTTTAACAACATCGAGATTGCGTTCTGCGATATTAATCAGCACAATCTGGACATGGTGACTGAGCTGTGTCAGCGGGATATCCGTGAGAATGGATTGAATATTCAGATTCAGCCGACAACGGATCGGAAAGAAGCCTTAAAAGATGCGAAGTATGTACTGTGTACGATTCGTGTCGGGGGACTGGAAGCATTTGCAACCGATGTGGATATTCCACTGAAATATGGGGTAGATCAATGTGTCGGCGACACGTTGTGTGCGGGCGGCATTATGTATGGACAACGCGGAATCGCCGAGATGCTGGACATCTGTAAAGATATTCGTGAACAGAGCGCACCCGACGTGCTGCTCTTGAACTATTCCAATCCGATGGCGATGCTCACATGGGCCTGCAATAAGTATGGCGGTGTACGGACGATCGGACTGTGTCATGGCGTACAGCATGGTCATCATCAGATTGCGGAAGCTTTTGGCTTGAAAAAGAGTGAAGTGGATATTGTCTGTGCCGGCATCAACCATCAGACCTGGTATATCCAGGCGTCTCATGAAGGTAAGGACCTTACAGGTGATCTGCTCGAAGCCTTCGAGAAACATCCCGAGTACAGCCGCACCGAGAAAGTGCGGATCGATATGCTGCGCCGCTTCGGATACTACAGCACGGAATCAAATGGTCATCTGAGTGAATATGTGCCGTGGTACCGCAAACGTCCTGAAGAGATTAACGAATGGATCGACCTGGGCAATTGGATTAACGGAGAGACAGGTGGGTATCTGCGGGTATGTACCGAGGGGCGCAATTGGTTTGAAACTGATTTTCCTAACTGGATGAAGGATGAACCGATGCAATTTATTCCGGAAAAACGGGGCGAGGAGCACGGTTCGTACATTATTGAAGGGCTGGAGACGGGACGTGTCTATCGTGGACATTTCAATACCGTTAATAATGGAGTAATCTCGAACTTACCGGATGATGCAATTATTGAGGCACCGGGATATGTGGATCGCAACGGCATCTCTATGCCACATGTAGGCGATCTGCCCCTTGGCCCGGCTGCGGTATGTAATGTGAGTATTGCCGTGCAACGTCTTGCGGTTGAAGCCGCGGTGAACGGAGACGATAAATTACTTCGTCAAGCGTTCATGATGGACCCGCTGGTGGGTGCCGTGTGTAATCCAAAAGAGATCTGGCAGATGGTCGACGAGATGCTCGTTGCACAGGCCCAGTGGCTGCCGCAGTACGGGGATGCGATTGCTGCCGCAGAAGCGAGACTTGCTGCTGGCGACCTTATTCCAACAAAGGAATATGAAGGAGCGGCAAGACTCAAGGTGAAAACGGTGGAAGAAATGAAACAGGATCGCGATGCTGCGAACAAAAATGCGGGGGAATCGGATAAAGGGAAAGATCGCGAGAAAGTGCAGCAATAGGGTTGAGAGTGAGTAGGAGCTTACAAGAGTATAGAAAAGATAGAATCACAGAAAAAGGCCAGATTCTCCAGATGGAGAGTTGGCCTTTTTCTACATAGACCGCATCAATTCGTTTCCTTGATCTGTACTAGTTAGCGATTTCATTCTATCACCTCCCAATATCTTTCAGATGGAGATAAGGGGATAAAGGTTGCTTTGCTTGTTAAGGATATACTACACGATGCATATTACCTTTACAGACATAGTAATATGTCTTATAGTATACGCAGGATTGAAGAAAGTCGGTGAAACTCGCAGATGGATGTGCAAGTGATTAACAGTGATCTGATTCGTGGCAATATTGACCCGATCATTCTGAGTGTACTAATACCCGCGGATAACTATGGCTACAGCATTATTAAGGAGATCTATTCCAAGAGCGGAGAGCAGTTTGAATTGAAGGAACCTACGCTTTATTCCAGTTTGAAGAGGCTGGAGAAGAGTGGATATGTGGCGTCCTACTGGGGGGAAGAGACACAGGGAGGACGACGCAAATATTACCGAATTACAGGGCAAGGCCTCGAAGCCTATAGAGAGCAGGTTCAAGCTTGGCAGGCAGCCAAGGCACTGATTGATTGTATGATTGTCACTGGAGAAAAAGGAGATGAAGACCGATGAGATTGGAAACTCGCATCACCCGTCATGTGAATCGTTTGTTCGCTCACGCACAAGATACATTAGACAATCGAGAATTAAAAGAAGAGATTCACAGCAATCTCGCTGCACGGATTGACGATTATATCTCGCAGGGGATGAGTGAAGAGAAGGCGTTCCAGACCGCCATTCAGCATATCGCTGGTATGGATGAAGTGATGAGTGACCATCGAAGGGTACAACGTGTTCCTTACTGGACAGCGTTGTTGCAGTCTGCTCTGATTTATAGCCTCATAGCCTGGATCATTACCATTCCAATGAGAGTGCTGATGCAAGGCTCCGCCATAAACAATCTGCTTATGATCGTGAGTCTCATTGTTGGTGGCATGTATGTATTGTATCTGTTGATCAACAAGTCGAACGATTCTGCAACTTCCGTGAAAACAACGGTTATTCGAATCCCTGTCTTAGTGCAGTGGAAACGCAGAATATGGTGGTTGTGGGCGGCATTAATACTCGTACTATGGGGAACGCAGGCAGCGTTGCGATTCGGAAGCAACATCTGGTTTAATCGACCCATTCAGGTGGATGGACCCTATCAGTTTGCTGTGATCGTCATTGCCTTTGCCATCCCATTACTGAGTGTTATTATTCCTTTGGTTGTGCATCGGGCGTATCGGATCGTTAGTAAGTATGAAGTGAGTGATGTGTTATGAGAATTAGAAACATATGGATTATAACACTTGTTGTGTTGGGCATCATTGGCTTAGTGATTGTTGAAGGCTTCGTTAATCCGAAGATCGAGGCGAAACAGGCTCAGTACGAGGAAGAGCAGCAGAATCCGCTGACACATGATTTTGCCGCTTTAGCCAAATATCGCAGTCCCTACATGGGTGATCATTCAAACCTTAGTCATCTGAATCAGGCTTTACCTTTACGTGAAAGATTGAATGGTTACCAACTGTACCCGGAGACGTTCACTGTCCAAGTGAATTATAGCTTGGATACGCGTGAGATGGATGCAGAGGAACTTGAGCGGATACTCGTATATAATGCGGTTGCGAACTTTGTTATGATCGATAATCTGGAGCAGATCGTCTACCAGTTTGAGAATACCAGTCATACCTTACGTCGTGAATCTGCCCAACAATGGACAGGTACGGAATTAAAGGAGCTTCAGAACCCGGAGCTATGGAATTCGAATGTACGCGAGAAGCTGGTGGAACCGGCACAAGTGAAAGAGGCTGTTTCACAGATTGTTGACAATTAAGCTGCATGAAATAGAAGGAAATAGGCAAGAGACTCGACTCTTCTCCCATGCTATGTTATTATAAATCTCTGATAACGTGGTAACGAACTAAAGCGTTTGGGTTTTGGTTATAGACATGGAGGGGTTCGAGAGATGAGAAAAAAAGCGATTCTACTATTATTCATTAGTATATGTGTATTGATTGTGGCTGGTTGTTCCAGTTCCGCAAGCAAAGACGATAACACGATTGTTGTAGGAATTGATGACAAGTTTGCTCCAATGGGTTTCCGGGACGAGCAGAATGAAATTGTTGGTTTTGATATTGATTACGCAAGAGCTGCAGCGGAGAAAATGGGTAAAGAAATCACATTCCAGCCAATCGACTGGTCTTCCAAAGAATCAGAGCTGAACAGTGGCCGGATCGACATGATCTGGAACGGGTACACCATTACAGATGAGCGCAAAGAGAAAGTGCTCTTCACGAAGCCGTATCTGGAAAACAGTCAAGTAGCTATTACCTTGGCAGACTCACCAATTACGAAGCTGGATGAACTCGATGGCAAAAATGTGGGATTGCAGGCGCTGTCCTCCGCGGCAGATGCATTGGCAGCAAGTCCTTTGAAGGATAAAGTGAAAGCTTCTGAATTTAAGGATAACGTGCTTGCACTGACGGATCTGAAGACAAAACGTCTGGATGCGGTCATCATTGATGAAGTGGTAGCGAGATACTACATGTCCAAAGAAGAGGGAACATTCAAACTGATGGATGAATCTCTTGCACCGGAACAATATGGCATTGGTATCAAAAAAGGCAATGAAGAGCTTCTGAATCAGCTGCAAAAAGCGTTGGATGAGCTGAATGTAGACGGAACAGCTGCTAAAATCTCCACCCAATGGTTGGGTGAAGATAAGGTTTTGAAATAGGCAGGTTACACACCTGATATATAGTTAGAAACAAAACGGACCCCGTATTCCATGCTGGAGCGATTTATGCCCCAGAGGAATGCGGGGTTAACAGATTAGAGGAGACAAAACAATGAGTTGGGATTATTTATCGACCATTTTAAAACCTATGCTAGAGGGTGCACAGACTACCATTTTCATGTTCTTGCTAGCGATCGTGTTATCTGTACCGCTTGGATTTGCGGTCACGCTTGCGATGAGAAGCCAGATTAAACTGCTGGCGTGGATTGCCCATACGTATGTATATGTGATGCGAGGCACACCGCTACTGCTCCAAATTCTATTCTTCTGCTTCGGTTTACCGTTGCTTCCGGTGATTGGAGAGTATCTGGTGTTTGATCGTTTTGTTGCAGCGGGGATTGCGTTCATCCTAAACTATGCGGCGTACTTCGCTGAAATCTTCAGGGGCGGACTGCTTTCCATTGATAAAGGTCAACATGAGGCAGCGAAGGTACTTGGATTGACAAAGTGGCAGACGATGACCAAAGTCATTATTCCTCAGATGATTCGTGTAGTATTGCCCGCAACGGCCAATGAGTCCATTACGCTCATCAAGGATACGGCACTGCTCTATGCCGTGGCTGTACCTGAGCTGTTGTATTACGCCCAAGCGGCGGTAAATCGCGACTTACAGCTGACACCTTTCTTCGTGGCGGCGGTTATGTATCTGCTCATGACACTCGTACTCACCGTGCTGTTCAAGGCACTGGAGAAGCGGTTTTCATTTGAATAAATTAAATCTGATCAATCAAAGGACTGTCTGCATATGACACATATAATAGAAGTAAATCAGTTGAGAAAATCATTCGGCACACTTGATGTGCTGAAACAGGTATCCTTCAACGTGGAACCAGGCGAAGTAATTGCCGTGATCGGGCCTTCTGGTTCGGGGAAAAGTACGATGCTGCGCAGCCTGATTCATCTGGAGGATATTTCGGGTGGAACGATTCGCATTCAGGATCAAACGTTGGTTGATAATGGTCGTTACGCGGGTGCCGCAGATATTCGCAAGATGACGGATCGTATGGGTATGGTATTCCAGCATTTCAACTTGTTCCCGCATCTGACTGTACAAGATAATCTGGAACTTGCACCGAAAACTTTGAAAAAAGAAAGCTCGAGCGTCATTCGGTACCGCAGTCTGGAATTACTCGGCAAAGTAGGGCTGTCGGACAAGGCCGATGTCTATCCAGCCAATCTGTCCGGTGGACAGAAACAGCGTGTAGCTATTGCCCGCGCACTCATGATGCAACCGGATATCCTCCTGTTCGATGAGCCTACGTCGGCACTCGATCCGGAGCTGACCGGGGAAGTGCTACGCGTAATCAAACAGCTGGCACAGGAAAATATGACGATGATGATTGTCACGCATGAGATGGGCTTCGCCCGTGACGTTGCGGATCGTGTATTCTTCATGGATAACGGGGAGATCGCAGAGGCGGGGCCGCCAGAACAGATCTTCGGCAATCCGAGGCTCGCACGTACCCGGACGTTTTTGCAGCGGGTGGAAGTGGAAGGATAAAAGGCATTCCAAATCTAAGAAATGTCGAAAGAACGCAATCCGTTGATTAATAAGGGATTGCGTTCTTTTTTTTGAAATAATGGCTTATGTCCACAGATATATGTTCCAAGCAATTAATACTAGTGTCAACACGATATAAGTTACTATATTCCAACGTGTTCGAATTCGATAAGTGGTGTAACTCATGATTCCAAACAAAACAATACTAAAACATAAAACAGCTATATTATTTTGATAAAAAGCAATAAGTACAAGCATCAAAATCATAATTATATTCATGACTTTATCGATTTTCATCGTAGTGATCCCCCAAAGATATTCAGAAAAGTATTACGACTATAATAATATCTATATGTTAGAGGTATTCTTGATTTGTATCATCACACGGATAAACGGTTCTTAAATTCATATCCTTGAAGTACAATCTACAAGCTTATGGATTTATATATGCGTGTCCGGGGATGATGGGAATAAAATAAGTCTAATGGTAATTCATAATTAACACAATATGGATATTATTATTCCTAATAATCGATTATAATGAATATACTTAATAAACAGGGAGGATTTACCTTGGAACATCGTGAAAATGATGTGGATCGTTATTATAACGACACACTTCCACCACCACCTT
This Paenibacillus xylanexedens DNA region includes the following protein-coding sequences:
- a CDS encoding alpha-glucosidase/alpha-galactosidase; this encodes MSFKVAFIGAGSIGFTRGLLRDLLTVPEFNNIEIAFCDINQHNLDMVTELCQRDIRENGLNIQIQPTTDRKEALKDAKYVLCTIRVGGLEAFATDVDIPLKYGVDQCVGDTLCAGGIMYGQRGIAEMLDICKDIREQSAPDVLLLNYSNPMAMLTWACNKYGGVRTIGLCHGVQHGHHQIAEAFGLKKSEVDIVCAGINHQTWYIQASHEGKDLTGDLLEAFEKHPEYSRTEKVRIDMLRRFGYYSTESNGHLSEYVPWYRKRPEEINEWIDLGNWINGETGGYLRVCTEGRNWFETDFPNWMKDEPMQFIPEKRGEEHGSYIIEGLETGRVYRGHFNTVNNGVISNLPDDAIIEAPGYVDRNGISMPHVGDLPLGPAAVCNVSIAVQRLAVEAAVNGDDKLLRQAFMMDPLVGAVCNPKEIWQMVDEMLVAQAQWLPQYGDAIAAAEARLAAGDLIPTKEYEGAARLKVKTVEEMKQDRDAANKNAGESDKGKDREKVQQ
- a CDS encoding PadR family transcriptional regulator; this translates as MDVQVINSDLIRGNIDPIILSVLIPADNYGYSIIKEIYSKSGEQFELKEPTLYSSLKRLEKSGYVASYWGEETQGGRRKYYRITGQGLEAYREQVQAWQAAKALIDCMIVTGEKGDEDR
- a CDS encoding permease prefix domain 1-containing protein — protein: MRLETRITRHVNRLFAHAQDTLDNRELKEEIHSNLAARIDDYISQGMSEEKAFQTAIQHIAGMDEVMSDHRRVQRVPYWTALLQSALIYSLIAWIITIPMRVLMQGSAINNLLMIVSLIVGGMYVLYLLINKSNDSATSVKTTVIRIPVLVQWKRRIWWLWAALILVLWGTQAALRFGSNIWFNRPIQVDGPYQFAVIVIAFAIPLLSVIIPLVVHRAYRIVSKYEVSDVL
- a CDS encoding DUF4825 domain-containing protein, which gives rise to MRIRNIWIITLVVLGIIGLVIVEGFVNPKIEAKQAQYEEEQQNPLTHDFAALAKYRSPYMGDHSNLSHLNQALPLRERLNGYQLYPETFTVQVNYSLDTREMDAEELERILVYNAVANFVMIDNLEQIVYQFENTSHTLRRESAQQWTGTELKELQNPELWNSNVREKLVEPAQVKEAVSQIVDN
- a CDS encoding amino acid ABC transporter substrate-binding protein; the protein is MRKKAILLLFISICVLIVAGCSSSASKDDNTIVVGIDDKFAPMGFRDEQNEIVGFDIDYARAAAEKMGKEITFQPIDWSSKESELNSGRIDMIWNGYTITDERKEKVLFTKPYLENSQVAITLADSPITKLDELDGKNVGLQALSSAADALAASPLKDKVKASEFKDNVLALTDLKTKRLDAVIIDEVVARYYMSKEEGTFKLMDESLAPEQYGIGIKKGNEELLNQLQKALDELNVDGTAAKISTQWLGEDKVLK
- a CDS encoding amino acid ABC transporter permease; protein product: MSWDYLSTILKPMLEGAQTTIFMFLLAIVLSVPLGFAVTLAMRSQIKLLAWIAHTYVYVMRGTPLLLQILFFCFGLPLLPVIGEYLVFDRFVAAGIAFILNYAAYFAEIFRGGLLSIDKGQHEAAKVLGLTKWQTMTKVIIPQMIRVVLPATANESITLIKDTALLYAVAVPELLYYAQAAVNRDLQLTPFFVAAVMYLLMTLVLTVLFKALEKRFSFE
- a CDS encoding amino acid ABC transporter ATP-binding protein; translation: MTHIIEVNQLRKSFGTLDVLKQVSFNVEPGEVIAVIGPSGSGKSTMLRSLIHLEDISGGTIRIQDQTLVDNGRYAGAADIRKMTDRMGMVFQHFNLFPHLTVQDNLELAPKTLKKESSSVIRYRSLELLGKVGLSDKADVYPANLSGGQKQRVAIARALMMQPDILLFDEPTSALDPELTGEVLRVIKQLAQENMTMMIVTHEMGFARDVADRVFFMDNGEIAEAGPPEQIFGNPRLARTRTFLQRVEVEG